Proteins encoded together in one Chryseobacterium taklimakanense window:
- a CDS encoding conjugal transfer protein TraD, whose protein sequence is MEIVIVICLLIVIVLLLQDKIVIHKRSEQKPTQEKVNPNLPDIMGQPKPVKSHLVPNTANESQITEPEINPDNLDIEYDENENVSIQIPQEELDEVFSNIPDLEEEEEEWNRYGISGGDNGFAQGVTYDELSSVGALLQKENLEQAQKETAVAIVQKLQGTELFSLLENSIEGASRKIAELLDSTLSSESDDGSSTLRKSDLGDFDIGEFV, encoded by the coding sequence ATGGAAATAGTAATTGTGATTTGCCTGCTGATAGTCATTGTCCTGCTGTTGCAGGATAAGATTGTCATTCATAAAAGGTCGGAACAAAAGCCCACACAGGAAAAAGTTAACCCGAACCTGCCCGATATTATGGGGCAGCCTAAGCCAGTAAAAAGCCATTTAGTGCCAAACACTGCCAATGAAAGCCAAATAACGGAACCGGAGATAAACCCTGATAATTTAGACATTGAATACGACGAAAACGAAAACGTCAGCATTCAAATTCCGCAGGAAGAACTGGATGAAGTTTTCAGCAATATACCTGATTTGGAAGAAGAGGAAGAAGAATGGAACCGGTACGGAATATCCGGTGGCGATAACGGTTTTGCCCAAGGGGTTACCTACGACGAACTAAGCTCCGTAGGGGCATTGCTCCAAAAAGAGAATTTGGAACAGGCTCAAAAGGAAACAGCGGTAGCCATAGTTCAGAAATTACAGGGAACCGAATTATTCAGCCTACTGGAAAATTCCATTGAAGGTGCTTCCCGAAAAATTGCCGAGCTTTTGGATAGCACACTTTCATCTGAAAGCGACGACGGTTCTTCCACCTTGCGGAAAAGTGATTTGGGTGATTTTGACATTGGGGAGTTTGTCTGA